A portion of the Lolium rigidum isolate FL_2022 chromosome 1, APGP_CSIRO_Lrig_0.1, whole genome shotgun sequence genome contains these proteins:
- the LOC124685320 gene encoding G patch domain-containing protein TGH homolog yields MASNDDGQDLVVYGTPIEREEDVSARKRRGVAEAGQLRTLPAWKQEVRDEEGRRRFHGAFTGGFSAGFYNTAGSKEGWVPQTFTSSRKSRAEHKKQSIYNFLDEEDIKDMGGNALETSQQYDTFGFTAAEQARKQASKEQIERPSAIPGPVPDELVVPATTSIGVKLLMKMGWRQGRTIKDAHADSLYESRREARKAFLALSGISNNEDQDKVSSQKSRVDENVAESFDDMRASGNTPVYVLHPKEDLHGLGFDPFKHAPEFKDRKRSQKSVNRDRNRSDASVRGNLLISNSGQYAPGFGIGALEELGVEDEDIYASGFSYELTEVDIEPSKTSGDSKFKLEDRKRGVFLSFKIASNSEYKLERFHPPEIPADFDGHHKFSSPIQAADKYSDLAPPEVPPPEDTTLRLLIEGCAAMVARCGKHIEDFYKEKSKANPQFIFLDGGDGCSYYARKLWENQQKFVDQQRPDSVKSKPSSDKLTAENRGNILGERPLDRSSKSSSTYFSAKEAVQLQSNLGDTFVKPISLDGVPDSKKPFRNEPAKQARFEQFLKEKYQGGLRIASVVPTSSMSEADRARERLDFEAAADAIEKGKEYKAIDPLSILGLNEQRFVPSTQSESSAVPRDEKPMYLPREEFEWRPSPILCKRFDIIDPFMGKPMPLRRPISKMDTLMFMTESTKRTNDDVKSSSVISQNASAGGTEQTDADVHANDPDIVPSSMQRPVDLYKAIFSDDSDDDMDEPLSNKPVDPVKTSEGANMALNRLVAEDFLESLGKELGLEVPAEKPAVPQNVLFRSEILPTADGSVSRNEKTACREIKENEIPFDSVKADNANGDGFEKLDSKYEKQEHRAEKDRSHSSHRQVWNGSSESDTEIARHRSRKRRSHHKIRSATPDSDSSGERRRSKKRKSHSRHRTVRSRTPDADSSSDSQKNKRKRQEKRSHRTRTPDIDSSDEYKDKYASSSRKSSDKDRSRKRSRHRRHRSRDPA; encoded by the exons ATGGCTTCCAACGACGACGGCCAGGACCTTGTGGTCTACGGCACGCCCATCGAGCGGGAGGAGGACGTCTCCGCCCGCAAGCGCCGCGGCGTCGCCGAAGCAGGCCAGCTCCGCACCCTCCCCGCCTGGAAGCAGGAG GTGAGGGATGAGGAAGGGCGGAGAAGATTTCATGGTGCATTTACTGGAGGCTTCTCTGCTGGCTTTTACAATACCGCCGGCTCAAAAGAGG GATGGGTGCCACAGACATTTACATCGTCACGAAAAAGTAGAGCTGAACATAAAAAGCAAAGCATATATAACTTTCTTGATGAGGAAGACATCAAG GATATGGGAGGTAATGCCTTGGAAACGTCCCAACAGTATGATACATTTGGTTTTACAGCTGCAGAACAGGCCAGAAAACAAGCATCCAAGGAACAAATTGAGAG ACCATCAGCTATACCTGGACCTGTTCCGGATGAATTGGTGGTCCCTGCCACAACCTCGATTG GTGTGAAATTACTGATGAAAATGGGCTGGCGTCAAGGTCGTACCATCAAAGATGCGCATGCCGATTCCTTATATG AATCAcgcagagaagctagaaaagcctTTCTTGCACTCTCTGGTATCAGTAATAACGAGGACCAAGATAAGGTTTCTTCCCAGAAATCTAGAGTGGACGAAAATGTTGCAGAATCATTTGATGATATGCGTGCTTCTGGAAATACTCCA GTGTATGTACTTCATCCAAAGGAGGATTTGCATGGTTTAGGTTTTGACCCATTCAAGCATGCTCCAGAGTTCAAAG ATAGGAAAAGATCGCAGAAGTCAGTAAATAGGGACAGAAACAGAAGTGATGCTTCAGTGAGGGGAAATCTCCTGATTTCTAACT CAGGACAATATGCTCCTGGCTTTGGAATTGGAGCACTCGAAGAGCTTGGTGTTGAAGATGAGGATATTTATGCATCAG GGTTCTCTTATGAACTAACGGAAGTTGATATCGAGCCTTCGAAAACATCTGGTGATAGTAAGTTTAAACTTGAAGATAGGAAGAGAGGTGTCTTCCTGAGCTTCAAAATTGCCTCAAATTCGGAGTATAAACTTGAAAG ATTTCACCCTCCTGAGATCCCAGCTGATTTTGACGGCCACCATAAGTTCTCAAGTCCAATTCAGGCAGCTGATAAATATTCTGATCTAGCTCCTCCTGAGGTTCCTCCTCCAGAAGACACTACCTTAAGATTATTGATTGAGGGTTGTGCTGCTATGGTTGCTCGTTGTGGGAAACATATAGAGGATTTCTACAAGGAAAAAAGTAAAGCAAACCCACAATTTATTTTCCTTGATGGGGGAGATGGATGTAGCTACTATGCTAGGAAGTTATGGGAGAATCAACAGAAGTTTGTTGACCAGCAAAGACCTGATTCTGTGAAGTCAAAGCCTTCTTCTGACAAGTTAACAGCTGAGAATCGTGGAAACATCCTTGGTGAAAGGCCTCTCGATAGAAGCTCCAAATCATCTAGCACATATTTTTCTGCAAAGGAAGCTGTTCAATTACAATCAAATCTGGGTGACACCTTTGTCAAGCCAATATCTCTT GATGGCGTACCAGATTCAAAGAAGCCTTTTAGAAATGAGCCTGCAAAGCAAGCAAGGTTTGAGCAGTTTCTGAAGGAAAAATATCAGGGAGGTCTTCGAATTGCAAGTGTTGTACCTACAAGTTCTATGTCAGAGGCGGACCGTGCTCGTGAAAGACTAGATTTTGAGGCTGCTGCAGATGCAATTGAAAAAGGCAAAGAATATAAGGCTATAGATcctttatcaatattgggtttaaaCGAGCAACGTTTTGTACCATCAACTCAATCAGAG AGCTCTGCAGTACCCCGAGATGAGAAACCCATGTATTTACCGAGGGAGGAGTTCGAATGGCGTCCTTCACCAATACTGTGCAAGCGTTTTGATATTATTGATCCTTTCATGGGGAAG CCAATGCCTCTTCGAAGACCAATAAGCAAGATGGACACCCTCATGTTTATGACAGAATCCACTAAAAGGACAAATGATGATGTGAAGAGCTCAAGTGTGATTTCACAGAACGCTTCTGCTGGAGGAACAGAACAGACAGATGCAGATGTACATGCTAATGACCCTGATATTGTGCCGAGCAGTATGCAGAGGCCTGTTGATCTTTACAAG GCTATCTTTTCCGATGATTCAGACGATGATATGGATGAACCTCTTAGCAATAAACCGGTGGATCCAGTGAAAACGAGTGAAGGTGCCAATATGGCTCTTAATCGTCTTGTTGCTGAAGATTTCCTGGAATCTTTAGGTAAAGAACTGGGGCTGGAGGTTCCTGCAGAAAAACCTGCCgtgccacagaatgtcttattcaGATCAGAAATCCTTCCAACAGCTGATGGAAGTGTttctaggaatgaaaaaactgctTGCAGAGAGATAAAGGAGAATGAGATTCCCTTTGACTCGGTGAAAGCTGATAATGCAAATGGAGATGGTTTCGAAAAGCTTGATTCAAaatatgagaagcaagagcatagaGCTGAGAAAGACCGGTCACACTCTTCACATCGTCAAGTCTGGAATGGTAGCTCAGAGTCTGATACCGAGATTGCACGACACAGGAGCAGGAAAAGAAGATCACATCATAAAATTAGGAGCGCAACACCAGATTCTGATTCTTCTGGTGAACGGCGCAGGAGTAAGAAAAGAAAGTCACATTCAAGGCATAGAACTGTCCGGAGTAGAACTCCTGATGCCGATTCGTCCAGTGACAGCCAAAAGAATAAGAGAAAACGCCAGGAGAAAAGGAGCCACCGGACCCGCACGCCTGACATTGATTCTAGTGATGAATACAAGGATAAATATGCATCTAGCAGTAGAAAGTCATCAGATAAAGACAGAAGTAGAAAGCGTTCTAGACACCGCAGGCATAGAAGTAGAGACCCTGCATAA